CCGGGGGGCGCGTTTCCGGCCTGCCGATGGCGATCGGCGAGGGACAGAACGGCTGGCTGGTGGAAGAGGGCAGCGTCGGCGACCTGGGACGGATCCTGGAGCTGGCGCTCGGCGACCGGTCACGTCTTGCGGCCTACGGTGCAGCTTCGCGCGCCCGTGCGCAGGGAGAGTTCTCGTGGGACGCCGTGGCGGCGCGCTATCGAACCGCTTACATCGATGCCCGCCGGTACCGCGCCGGCGAGCTCTCCGCCTGACGCCCGCGACCGACTGCCGGGCGGGAGCCGGCCGCTCAAGGCATGCGCAGGACGACCTCGACCGGCTTGCCCGCCCGCAGGACGGAGAGCTGGACCGAGGTACTGCGGGAGCTGTCGAGCAGCGACAGCAGGCCCGACGGCTGGGTCACCGGCCGTCCGAAGGCGCGCAGGACGAGATCGTCCACCAGCAGACCCGAGAGCTCCGCCAGGCCGCCCGGCGTCACCGCTTCGACCAGCAGGCCACGGATGCCGAGCGGCGGGTAGTCGACCGCAACGAGCCGGGCACCGAGCTCCGGTCGTTTCGCGGGAGCGGGAGCCGGACGCGCCGAGGAGGGTGCGCTCGTCGTTCTGGCAGGCTCGGAGCGCGCGTTGCGCTTCGCGCCGTCACGCGAGCTCGTGGACTGGGTGCGCTGCGCTTCGAGCCGGGTCAGCGCGGCTGCGGCTTCCGTCGCGCCGGGATCGAGGCTGACCGCCCGGCGGAAGCTCGCCTCGGCCTCCGGATAGCGCCGTTGGGCGAGGTAGACGGTGCCGAGATTGTGCGCGATGTCGGCACGATCGGGAGCGACGGCGGCCGCCTTCTCGAGGCTCTCTGCCGCCTCCGGGAGGCGCCCGGAAGCCTGCTGCGACAGGCCGAGCAGAGCCCAGGCGCTGCCGTCGCCCGGACGCATCTGCACCGCGACCCCGGCAGCCTCGAGCGCCTGTCCGAAGTTCCGGGCGGTGAGCGCTGCCTGCGCGAGCTCCATCGCGGCCTGGAATCCTGCCCCCTGCGTGTTCGCCGGGTCGAGCTCGATCGCCTTGCCGAGACTCGATGTCATCCCCTGGAGGTTGCCCAGGCCGCGCTGGGCCGAGGCGAACTCCAGCCAGAGAGACGCGGAGTCCGGGTGCAGCTGGGTGGCTTCGAGGAGGACGGCGACGGCGTCCATCCAGCGCTGGGCTGCGATGTAGGCGCGGCCGAGCTCGGAAGCGATCTCGGCGTCGCGCCGATCGAGCTCGTGAGCCGTGCGCAGCGCCTCGAGCCCCCCGCTGGCGAGGCCCTGCTTCTGCCGCGCCAGGCCGAGATTGAA
The nucleotide sequence above comes from Thermoanaerobaculia bacterium. Encoded proteins:
- a CDS encoding tetratricopeptide repeat protein; the encoded protein is MRTPSTLLLPPLLAFLFFVHPPPSDAQSPEDSRSAPAPASGELVSEDLLDTPEETTRDAQDPAATAAGAGAPAADPLAVREREAEQAFTDGDLARALELYRELAAQHPEAAERSRLRVTAAWLLFQLGNPDAASLELTATLTRDPAFQPRAEIYSPEFMALFLNAQRDAMQERERSAARLLKQGIDSLNAGDPVSARRRIEESLALAPGALRAIFALAQVDLQEGKTGAALSGFERVLALERGAPERLPRELKAQALNNVGVIYFGRGQYEDSTHALEEAASLNARDSRVWFNLGLARQKQGLASGGLEALRTAHELDRRDAEIASELGRAYIAAQRWMDAVAVLLEATQLHPDSASLWLEFASAQRGLGNLQGMTSSLGKAIELDPANTQGAGFQAAMELAQAALTARNFGQALEAAGVAVQMRPGDGSAWALLGLSQQASGRLPEAAESLEKAAAVAPDRADIAHNLGTVYLAQRRYPEAEASFRRAVSLDPGATEAAAALTRLEAQRTQSTSSRDGAKRNARSEPARTTSAPSSARPAPAPAKRPELGARLVAVDYPPLGIRGLLVEAVTPGGLAELSGLLVDDLVLRAFGRPVTQPSGLLSLLDSSRSTSVQLSVLRAGKPVEVVLRMP